The DNA region cttctctcttttgctGCAGGGGATCTGGACAAATTGGGGACCCAGGGTCTGCGTGACAaactcattcattcctcaaaCCCTGGAACCAGGTGGCTCAGGCACTTCATTGACTGAAAACCATGagtgaagagaaggaagaggcctCGTTCGGTGTGCTCCCAATTTATGATGAGCCTGAAAAGAGGAGGGACATGCCAGAGAGCCCTGATGCTTCCTCCCAGCCGGAGCACCGTGCGCGGTCTCAGCTGGGCGAGGTGTGCGGTCCCCCGGAACAGCCCCTGGGCTCCCCGAGTCAGCGTGGCCCAGCTTATCAAGAGACGACCTGTGTGAGTCCCCAGCAGTGGGCCCCCCAGGCCCTAGATGGATCTGAGCTGCCAGCCACTCGGCTCTCCAAGGCAGAATCCGAAGATGCAGCGTGTGGTTTCAAGTAAGCCTCCCTTGAACAAGGCTGGCCTGGGGTGGTGAACTTTCTCGGGAGAGGGAGGCTCCACCCATCTCACTTCCCgtctgtctcctccctctctccttcctgtgTCACAGCCCCCCACCAGGAGCGGAGTTTGGTAAGTCCTAGCTGGGACGATGTGAGCAACATCATGAGCAACAAGGGTGCAGCCCGTGGCTGGGCTTCAGAGTGGGGGTACCCTGGGATGTGAGAGCAGCCTTCTCCCTGGGTCCTGTGATGCTGTTGCTGCGAGACCCTACCTCTCTGAGCGGGTGGCCGCTGGTCTCTCCCTGTAGGTCAGCCTTGTCCTTCGCCTGGTCCCAGTGAAGAAGTCTTGTCATTCCTCAGAGCAATTGTAcgtgtctttttttgttttaatcctaGTATCTTTCCCTTCCCATTCCCCTCTCCCGCCTCAACAAGAAGTTAGTAGGAAGAGGGTAAGGGTGTGTGGTATGTTTGCACCCTCACTCTGTCCCCCATAGGTGGTGAGTGCATGGAGTCCCTGCTTCTTTGGACCTGGGCTCCCCTCCGTCTGTCACCAGTGTGTAGGGCCTCAGCTGTCAGGGTCGCATTTAGACTGACATCCTTAGGGGAACTCtgagccaggctctgctgtcatCGCTAAACTCAGAAGTGTCTAAGATATGGCCTGTTTGTCAGGGAGGCCACCCTGGGCTGGTGCAGAAGGATGTCAGTGGTCTGGGGACCCCAGTTGAGGACATGGTCCTGCTTGGGGATCAGAGAGCAGCTGGTGGATGCAGGCTTAGGAACTGAGTTAGAGGATAGGACAGGCTGGCCCCCATCGATGAGAGCAGGTCAAGGCTGTGACCCTTTTGTGGCCACCCCAGCCTCCCGTTCCAGATGATGTGGTGGTTAGGCAGAGGGCCCCACATAAGTCCTGGAAGGTCGGCCGACTCCGCCACGGGAAGAAAGTCTATGCAGTGGCCGTCAGTGGCTCCACTCACCACGTGTACACGTGTGGCCACGGCTACATCAGAGTGTGGGATGAGAGTGCTCTGCATGCCTGGGACCGGGCGCCCCAGGCCCAGCTCAACTTCCAGGTAAGGGGTCCTCCAGAAGGCTGGGGGAGCTCGGGATGACCTCTGTCCTGACACTGAGAGCCCATGCTTCCTGGAGACCATTTGAGAATGTTGGCCCTTCCAACAGGACCGTGACAGCTGTGTCTTCACCTGCAAGCTGTTCCCCGATGAGCGGAGCCTGATCACGGGGGGTCTGTCCCAGACCCTGACACTTTGGGACTTGGCGCCCACCCCCCGTGTCAGGGCACAACTGGCCTCCACTGGCCCCGTGTGCTATTCCCTGGCGCTATCCTCCAATGCCCAGATCTGCGTGGCttgtttcaaaggatttgttgAAATTTGGGATTTACAGAACCAAATCTTGATCAGGTATGACCCCAGGGGGTGGGGTGCAACGGTGAGGCTTTTGGGAAGCTTGGGCTGCTTGCCCCGCTTCACTTCCTCCTCTGCAGTAGGACGAGGTGAGTCCGTGTGGAGGACGCATATGGGCTGCGTATCTAGGGACTTCCTGGGCCCCAGACTTCTGAGGGTTCAACCGACGCATGAACCTCTGAGTTGTTTTCCCACCAGGAAGCATGAAGTCCCCATATACGGATCCCAGTGTGTGGACATCACGGGCAATAAGTTCTGGACGGGAGGTGAAGACACCAAACTATACTCCTGGGACCTGAGGAGCTACCAGAGGCTGCAGCAACATGATTTACGGCATGAGGTGCCCGCATGACTACCGAGGGTCTGAGTGCGGTCCCTGGGGCCCGGGAGCTGTGGGCGCATGCCGAAGTGGGGGGTGATGAATGATGGGCCTGGCCTCTTTGAGTGCTGACCCCAAACCTCCTCCCCGACAGATCCTCAGCATCACCCATGACCCGAGTGAGGAGTGGTTGCTAGTAGGCTTGAGAATGAGTGACATCGTAATCGTGCACACACACCGGAAGGAAAAGTTTAAGGCTGTCCTACAGAAATACATCTACCATCACAATCTCAAGTTTGCCTCCTGTGGTGAGTGAGCAGGCCAGGGACACCTCTGGGTGCCCCGTCGCCTACCAAGCTGTCTGCTCATCTGTGGAGTCTGGGCCCAGCCTCCTTTCAGACTGTTTAGTTCCCCCGTCTTTGGCCCCAGAACTGGCCAGACCAAGGTCTCGGGCCACCTTCCCATTGCCTTCGCCTCTGCTTCCTTGCACCACCAGTTTTTCTCCCCTGCTGGCATGGctaagttttcttctttcttcttcttcttcttattatcacttatttatttggctgtaccaggtcttagttgcgccaggcaagctcttagttgcagcatgtgggatctatctagttccttgacccgggattgaatctgggccccctgcattgggagtgcagagtcttagccactggactaccagggaagtctctttcctccctcctttctctgctTGTTCCCTCTGCTTTTCTGACTCTGTCTGTAATGGTAGCTTCCTACACGGAACCCCAGCCCAAAGACACCAGCCAAAGACAGAAGAGGAACGGAGCCCCATGTGATTGTCCTGTTGTTCAGGGACTCTCCCCGGGATCCTGGGTGTGGCAGGAGGGAGCAGGCTGATGAAGGAATGGTTTGGGTCATGTCTCTGAGTTTTATAGATGCGGGAagctgaggcagagaaagagTGGTTCCTTCCCTGGTCTTGTCGggagcagagctggggctggaagGCAGGTTTGGTCTCTGGCCCCTCCATCTGTCTTTTCTCTGCCAGGGAGCTATTTTGTGGCCACAATGAATGAGACGATCCGCTGCATAGCTGCACCTTCTCTGCATAGATTGTTTCAGGTACTGGGTGGAGGGGTGTGCAAACCCAGGCACTGGGAGCTCACAAACCCCAGACCCCGGATGGGGCCCCAGAGATAGTGCTGGAAAGTACCTCTGAGATGGCAACCAGGGCTGTTGAGTACATCAAGGGGAATGAGGACTCAAGGTCCTGGGAACTCCTGGGCTCCACCTTGAGCTCCGAACCTAGCCTGGCCTCTGGACCAAGCCTCGGGTATACATGGAGCCTTGAAAAGAGCCCTGTATGAAGCCTGAAACACCCCGCATGTTGTTCCTCCATGGCCTCTCTTTCCCTCCAGGTAGAGGAGTCCGCACACATCCTGTGTTGTGACATATCTTCTGACAATCGGTATCTGGTCACGGGCTCCAAGAATAGTGCCACGGTTTACCAGCTCTTGTATTGAAGGTCCCACTGGTGAAGACCCAAAGAAGACCAGTGTGCTGGGAGGGTGATCTTGGGGTGCTGGGCCACTCTGACACCTGCTACTCCCCCTGCTTCTCCTCATGGGTTGGTTATCTGTCCATTCCCCTCTTGCCCAGCACATGCCTAGCCTGCTCTCCAGGTTTTTATTATACAACTTAGggatttttcctttgttatttttctaCCACTGGTTTCTGGATTTTGtaattaataaaagagaaaagcaaaaaccaaagtgACTTGGGTGTGTGGTCAGTTGTTTTACACAACAAACTCATCATGATGGATTGCTTACACCCCCTTTCAGCAAATTCCTGGGTGGGTAAGAAATTTTAGACCAGACTTAGTTTTGTTTATAACTCTTTTTTGGGGGTGTCAGGGAATTCTTGGACTCTTAAGAAAGTTCAGGAAGCAATGTATGTCCatgtacaaactttcagtttgtATCAGGATGCTGGTAGACCAACAAAACTCAACTCTTGACGCAGGTTAAAACTCCAGGAGCTGATCTAACCATATCCAAGGTCTTGATTCTCAATCTGGCATTTGGTGCCAGTCAGAAGCTGCCTGTCTGTTTCAAGGCATCTTCTCATGTTGGTGGATGTGATATTTTGTGTGGCCTTCACCAAACTGAAAAAGACCCAACTCTGAATCAAGCCATATAGGCCTGCTTTCCTCCAGCCTCTGCTTGGAGTTGGCATGGCTGAGACAGCTAGTAGCCTACTAAAGTTTGTAGCTTAGAATTAACCTGGAAGAGGCATGAAGCCTGGGACCAACTCTACCATCCTTTGCATCAAGATACTGTCCGGTACTGGTTCTTGCTGACAGATAACGAGTGAAGAATGTGCCTCCTTTCTAGGCCAAGACTAAAGGAGTAGGGGGATGTCTCCTCCAGGCTCTCTGTCCCCTTCTACCAGCTCCAGGCAAGTGATGTGAAGGTCCAAGGGGATTGCAAAACAATGAGATGAAAGCATCCTGTGTCCCCAAATCAAATATGGAGAAAAGCTTCCCCTTTGGAATATTTCAGGGGAGAGAAATAAACTTGTATTTAAATTGTTATACATGTTGAAGTGTCACTATAACTCTGGAAATAACAAACGTTTACTTAAAGGgccagatagcaaatattttaggcctTGTTGGCAATTGCTCAGCTCTGTTGTAGCACAAAAGTTGCCATATGTGAATGTGACTGTGTGCCAATAAgactttgtttataaaaataagcaGTGGGTCACATTTGGTCTGCTGGCtgtagtttgctgactcctgctATGGCCATTGTGCTTctcaataatatatttatttagcttCCATGGAAAAATATACAGAGTAGGGTCCAACAGTAGTCCTGTCCTGGGCTATAGTAACAATTAGACTCCAAGTGTCTATATGTTTtttacacagtatttttaaaaggtaggGAATTCTAAAGATCGAATTCACAAGGTGGTAATTTCTGGAGACTAAAGTAGAGAAACTGGATCATAAAAGGATGAAAAGGACAGATTCAACTCTAATTTCTGGAGACTAAAGTAGAGAAACTGGATCATAAAAGGATAAAAAGGACAGATTAAACTCTATCTGCATTGTTTATTTCTTCAAGGTAATGTTTGTCAAAAAAGAGTTGGcttcaagaaaaaccattaacAAAGTGAAGACAGCCCACAGAAGGGGTGAAAACCTTTGTGAAGATGTTTCTGGTATGGGATTTATATCCAAAATGtgtaaagaattcttaaaactcaacagcaaAAGACAAAAC from Cervus elaphus chromosome 4, mCerEla1.1, whole genome shotgun sequence includes:
- the TLE7 gene encoding transducin-like enhancer protein 7, whose product is MSEEKEEASFGVLPIYDEPEKRRDMPESPDASSQPEHRARSQLGEVCGPPEQPLGSPSQRGPAYQETTCVSPQQWAPQALDGSELPATRLSKAESEDAACGFNPPPGAEFGQPCPSPGPSEEVLSFLRAIPPVPDDVVVRQRAPHKSWKVGRLRHGKKVYAVAVSGSTHHVYTCGHGYIRVWDESALHAWDRAPQAQLNFQDRDSCVFTCKLFPDERSLITGGLSQTLTLWDLAPTPRVRAQLASTGPVCYSLALSSNAQICVACFKGFVEIWDLQNQILIRKHEVPIYGSQCVDITGNKFWTGGEDTKLYSWDLRSYQRLQQHDLRHEILSITHDPSEEWLLVGLRMSDIVIVHTHRKEKFKAVLQKYIYHHNLKFASCGSYFVATMNETIRCIAAPSLHRLFQVEESAHILCCDISSDNRYLVTGSKNSATVYQLLY